A window from Enterocloster bolteae encodes these proteins:
- a CDS encoding glutamine synthetase III: MSDVLNVSEMFGKNVFNDAVMRDRLPKSVYKKLKKTIEDGAELDPSIADVVAHAMKDWAIERGATHYTHWFQPLTGVTAEKHDSFISAPSDGKVIMEFSGKELIKGEPDASSFPSGGLRATFEARGYTVWDCTSPAFLREDAIGVTLCIPTSFCSYKGEALDKKTPLLRSMQAVNEQALRILRLFGNTTAKRVAPSVGAEQEYFLVDREKYLQRKDLIYTGRTLFGAMPPKGQELEDHYFGAIRERIGSYMNDVNKELWKLGVPAKTQHNEVAPAQHELAPIYEGVNQAVDHNQIVMETLKKVAGRHGMACLLHEKPFAGVNGSGKHDNWSLTGDDGTNLLNPGDTPHENIQFLLVLACIIKAVDIHADLLRESASDVGNDHRLGANEAPPAIISIFLGEQLEDVIDQLCSTGEATHSKQGGTLKTGVDILPDLDKDATDRNRTSPFAFTGNKFEFRMVGSSDSIASPNTVLNTIVAEAFKEAADMLEKAEDFDMAVHDFIKETLAAHKRIIFNGNGYSDEWVAEAERRGLPNIRSMVDAIPALTTDKAVKLFEAFGVFTRAELESRSEVEYENYSKAINIEARTMYDMASKSIIPAVIKYTTQLASSIAAVKGVCQEADVSTQTELLIETSKLLAEIKTALARLLEVTEKAAAAEGGKVQALVYHSQVVPAMEALRAPVDQLEMIVDKELWPMPSYGDLIFEV; the protein is encoded by the coding sequence ATGAGCGATGTATTGAATGTATCGGAGATGTTCGGTAAAAATGTATTCAATGACGCGGTGATGAGGGACCGTCTGCCAAAGAGTGTGTACAAGAAGCTGAAGAAAACCATTGAAGACGGGGCAGAGCTGGACCCCAGTATTGCGGATGTGGTTGCCCATGCCATGAAGGACTGGGCAATTGAGAGGGGAGCCACCCACTATACCCACTGGTTCCAGCCGCTGACAGGCGTGACTGCAGAGAAGCATGATTCCTTTATCTCTGCTCCCTCCGACGGTAAGGTAATCATGGAATTCTCCGGCAAGGAGCTGATCAAGGGTGAGCCGGACGCATCCTCATTTCCATCCGGCGGCCTTCGCGCTACCTTTGAAGCCAGGGGATATACGGTTTGGGACTGTACCTCACCGGCCTTTTTGCGGGAAGACGCCATCGGCGTGACACTGTGCATCCCCACTTCCTTTTGTTCCTATAAGGGAGAGGCGCTGGACAAAAAGACCCCGCTGCTGCGTTCCATGCAGGCTGTCAATGAGCAGGCATTAAGGATACTGCGCTTATTCGGCAACACCACAGCCAAGCGGGTCGCACCGTCCGTGGGCGCGGAGCAGGAATATTTTCTGGTAGACAGAGAAAAATATCTGCAGCGCAAGGACCTGATTTACACCGGACGCACCTTATTCGGCGCAATGCCTCCCAAGGGCCAGGAGCTGGAGGACCATTACTTCGGCGCCATCCGTGAGAGAATCGGTTCTTACATGAATGATGTAAATAAAGAGCTGTGGAAATTAGGCGTTCCTGCCAAGACACAGCACAATGAGGTGGCTCCTGCCCAGCATGAGCTTGCTCCCATCTACGAGGGTGTGAACCAGGCCGTTGACCACAACCAGATTGTGATGGAGACCCTTAAGAAGGTGGCCGGACGCCACGGCATGGCCTGCCTTCTCCATGAGAAGCCCTTTGCAGGCGTCAATGGTTCCGGTAAGCACGACAACTGGTCACTGACCGGGGATGACGGCACCAATCTCCTGAACCCCGGCGACACGCCCCACGAAAACATCCAGTTCCTTCTGGTACTGGCATGTATCATCAAGGCCGTGGATATCCATGCAGACCTTCTTCGGGAATCCGCCTCCGATGTGGGAAATGACCACAGACTGGGAGCCAACGAGGCGCCGCCCGCCATCATATCCATCTTCCTGGGAGAGCAGCTGGAGGATGTAATCGACCAGCTGTGCAGCACCGGCGAAGCCACCCACTCCAAACAGGGCGGTACCTTAAAGACCGGCGTAGACATTCTTCCGGACCTGGATAAGGATGCCACGGACAGGAACCGTACATCACCCTTTGCCTTTACAGGCAATAAATTTGAGTTCCGCATGGTGGGGTCCTCGGATTCCATCGCCTCCCCCAATACTGTGCTGAACACCATTGTGGCCGAGGCCTTTAAGGAAGCAGCAGACATGCTGGAAAAGGCAGAGGACTTTGATATGGCTGTACATGATTTCATCAAGGAGACCCTGGCTGCCCATAAGAGAATTATTTTTAACGGAAATGGCTATTCAGACGAGTGGGTGGCTGAGGCTGAGAGGAGAGGACTTCCAAACATCCGCTCCATGGTGGATGCCATCCCGGCCCTGACAACGGATAAGGCGGTGAAACTGTTTGAGGCGTTCGGGGTATTCACAAGAGCTGAGCTGGAATCCAGGTCTGAGGTGGAATATGAGAACTATTCCAAAGCCATTAACATTGAGGCCAGGACCATGTATGACATGGCCAGCAAGTCTATTATACCGGCAGTTATCAAGTATACCACACAGCTGGCTTCCTCCATCGCAGCCGTGAAGGGCGTATGCCAGGAAGCCGATGTAAGCACCCAGACAGAGCTGCTGATAGAGACTTCAAAGCTGCTGGCAGAGATAAAGACAGCCCTTGCCCGCCTTTTGGAGGTGACAGAAAAGGCTGCCGCCGCTGAGGGCGGTAAGGTTCAGGCACTCGTCTACCACAGCCAGGTGGTGCCGGCCATGGAAGCACTCAGAGCACCTGTGGACCAGCTGGAGATGATTGTGGATAAGGAACTGTGGCCAATGCCCAGTTATGGGGATTTGATATTTGAAGTGTAA